One window from the genome of Pseudomonas frederiksbergensis encodes:
- a CDS encoding formylglycine-generating enzyme family protein, with protein MYKLLGAAVALSLASLAWADESTDKLDNPKPLPDDVSLPLPCEGQMVFRYVYILAQGTLDDREISLGYPFSEGEAGYQQSFISGYRRDFINGQFTLKDLPKDWNKTITPLMPKTDAKTPLKPMLYFIGKYEVTARQYAQVMAQAQSLASGEPAPACETLQAELPQGVAGRLPKVKLSKFEAERFSAVYSAWLMKYHKDLLPVSGRGTSAEDGGLGFVRLPTEVEWEFAARGGHAVSRQDLEGRLFPRRLEGSESDGPLADWAVFNQVAGGTGQAARLMPIGTRLPNPIGLFDVVGNAAEMVQESFQLVHAGRRQGAYGGFVVKGGNYLEGEGTLFTGMRREYPLFAADGTEQSNETTGFRVAVGALSAPRSRYKELFAQWQKEGRLASLTDAIDDADDPTKRLDSIIAASADPRLQAELGLVNEELKRNVSLIAQQREEAAGNLIQSSALVAETINNYNIRLTNLQNSRQAALDAKDEASATLFATAIDNGRSALDGAVAIYIDNLATGTRYTDVVIQAQFQRIKEELERKPVLGKSLVARATLFVRHVGAYRQQKRADPAAILKELLASNAQRS; from the coding sequence ATGTATAAGTTATTGGGCGCCGCCGTGGCGCTGAGCCTGGCCAGCCTGGCCTGGGCAGATGAGAGCACGGACAAGCTGGACAACCCCAAGCCATTGCCCGACGACGTCAGCCTGCCGCTGCCATGTGAAGGGCAAATGGTGTTCCGCTACGTCTACATCCTCGCCCAGGGCACCCTGGACGATCGCGAGATCAGCCTCGGTTATCCGTTCAGCGAGGGCGAGGCGGGCTATCAACAGTCATTCATCTCCGGTTATCGCCGGGACTTCATCAACGGCCAGTTCACCCTCAAGGACCTGCCCAAGGACTGGAACAAGACCATCACGCCGTTGATGCCAAAGACCGACGCCAAGACGCCGCTCAAGCCGATGCTGTATTTCATCGGCAAATACGAAGTCACCGCCCGCCAGTACGCCCAGGTCATGGCCCAGGCCCAGTCGTTGGCCAGCGGTGAGCCGGCACCGGCCTGCGAAACCTTGCAAGCCGAGTTGCCCCAAGGCGTGGCGGGGCGGTTGCCCAAGGTGAAATTGTCGAAGTTCGAAGCCGAGCGCTTCTCGGCGGTGTACAGCGCCTGGCTGATGAAATATCACAAGGACCTGCTGCCGGTGAGCGGTCGCGGCACGTCCGCCGAGGACGGCGGCCTGGGCTTCGTGCGCCTGCCCACCGAAGTGGAATGGGAATTCGCCGCCCGGGGTGGGCACGCCGTCAGCCGTCAAGACTTGGAAGGCCGACTGTTCCCACGACGCCTGGAAGGCAGCGAAAGCGACGGGCCGCTGGCCGATTGGGCGGTGTTCAACCAGGTTGCCGGCGGCACCGGCCAGGCCGCGCGGCTGATGCCCATCGGCACCAGGTTGCCGAACCCCATCGGCTTGTTCGACGTGGTCGGTAACGCCGCCGAGATGGTCCAGGAATCCTTTCAATTGGTGCACGCCGGCCGCCGCCAGGGCGCTTATGGCGGTTTCGTGGTCAAGGGCGGCAATTACCTGGAAGGCGAGGGCACGTTGTTCACCGGCATGCGCCGCGAGTACCCGCTGTTTGCCGCCGACGGCACCGAGCAGAGCAACGAAACCACTGGTTTCCGCGTGGCCGTCGGCGCGTTGTCGGCGCCGCGTTCGCGGTACAAGGAATTGTTCGCCCAGTGGCAGAAAGAAGGGCGACTCGCGTCCCTGACCGATGCCATCGATGACGCCGACGACCCGACCAAGCGATTGGACAGCATCATCGCCGCCAGCGCTGATCCACGCCTGCAAGCCGAGCTGGGCCTGGTCAACGAAGAGCTCAAGCGCAACGTCTCGCTCATCGCCCAGCAGCGCGAGGAAGCGGCGGGCAACCTGATCCAGTCTTCGGCCCTGGTGGCCGAGACCATCAACAACTACAACATTCGCCTGACCAACCTGCAGAACAGTCGGCAGGCGGCCTTGGACGCCAAGGACGAGGCCAGCGCCACGCTGTTCGCCACGGCCATCGATAACGGGCGCAGTGCGCTGGACGGCGCGGTGGCGATCTACATCGACAACCTGGCAACCGGCACGCGCTACACCGATGTCGTGATCCAGGCGCAGTTCCAGCGCATCAAGGAAGAGCTTGAGCGCAAACCGGTACTGGGCAAGAGCCTGGTGGCGCGTGCAACATTATTCGTTCGTCATGTCGGGGC
- a CDS encoding ABC transporter permease has product MRGALVASLAWQDYRNDAWLSACSVLALVAVVAPLLVLFGLKFGLVSSLTERLQNDPATREIIPLGGGRFSAGFVEQLGQRSDVAFALPRTRQIAATADLSSAVSVVTVEMIPTAAGDPLFDHLPVPQGLDQVVLSQTAAEKLGAKAGDWLQASFGRQVAGRSEAQRTQVQVLHVLPLEAFARDGLFAPLALLEAAEDYRDGRAVPAFGWPGDAVGMSGQRVYPAFRLYARSLGDVEPLRQFFAGQNLLVSTQAQTIAQVQSLSRNLSIVFWIIAGLALAGAFAAIFAGALAAVERKRRELSVLRLLGVSTAALLLFVVLQALYSATFAALLSAGLYGLAQSGLNHLFAQMPGEYASHLLVRHYTLALVAVLGVSAVAAACGGWRVARIQACEGIRDV; this is encoded by the coding sequence ATGCGCGGCGCGCTGGTGGCTTCCCTGGCCTGGCAGGATTACCGCAACGATGCGTGGCTGTCGGCGTGTTCGGTGCTGGCGTTGGTGGCCGTGGTGGCGCCGTTGTTGGTGCTGTTCGGCCTGAAGTTCGGCCTGGTCAGCAGCCTGACCGAACGCTTGCAGAACGACCCGGCCACCCGGGAAATCATCCCTTTGGGCGGTGGTCGTTTCAGCGCCGGATTCGTCGAACAACTGGGCCAGCGCAGCGACGTCGCCTTCGCCTTGCCGCGCACCCGGCAGATCGCGGCGACGGCGGATTTGAGCAGCGCGGTATCGGTTGTCACGGTCGAGATGATTCCCACGGCCGCTGGCGATCCGTTGTTCGATCATCTGCCGGTGCCGCAAGGCTTGGATCAAGTGGTGCTCAGCCAGACCGCCGCTGAAAAGCTCGGGGCCAAGGCCGGTGATTGGTTGCAGGCCAGTTTCGGTCGGCAAGTGGCCGGTCGCAGCGAGGCGCAGCGCACCCAGGTGCAAGTGCTGCACGTGTTGCCGCTGGAAGCCTTCGCCCGGGATGGCTTGTTCGCGCCGCTGGCCTTGCTCGAAGCGGCGGAAGATTACCGCGACGGTCGTGCCGTGCCCGCGTTCGGTTGGCCGGGCGATGCGGTGGGCATGAGTGGGCAACGGGTGTATCCGGCGTTTCGCTTGTATGCCCGCAGCCTCGGCGATGTGGAGCCACTGCGGCAGTTTTTCGCCGGGCAGAACCTGCTGGTCTCGACCCAGGCCCAGACCATCGCCCAAGTGCAATCGCTGAGCCGCAATCTGTCGATCGTGTTCTGGATCATCGCCGGGCTGGCCTTGGCCGGCGCGTTCGCGGCGATTTTTGCCGGTGCCCTGGCGGCGGTCGAGCGCAAGCGCCGGGAACTGTCGGTGTTGCGCCTGTTGGGCGTGTCCACGGCGGCGCTGTTGTTGTTCGTGGTGTTGCAGGCGCTCTACAGCGCCACCTTTGCGGCCCTGCTGAGCGCCGGGCTGTATGGCCTGGCGCAGTCGGGCCTGAATCATTTATTTGCGCAGATGCCCGGTGAATACGCCAGTCATCTGCTGGTGCGTCACTACACCTTGGCCCTGGTGGCCGTGCTCGGCGTCAGCGCCGTCGCGGCGGCATGTGGTGGCTGGCGGGTGGCGCGCATCCAGGCGTGTGAAGGAATTCGCGATGTATAA
- a CDS encoding ABC transporter ATP-binding protein, translating to MLNLSAVHKSRGTGGQRYSLVIPRLQLRAGEQLAVVGPSGCGKSTLLDLLALVLAPDQAAQFDFTPANAPLDIAKLWRASQQGTLAELRSRHLGYVLQTGGLLGFLDVRGNIELSRKLLGFKDDGSVKRLAGQLDIADQLDKKPADLSVGQRQRVSCARALAHGPRLLLADEPTAALDPLNAERVMQLLVAQAREHGVCCVVATHDEALARAIGLQVRRISCRRDTDGGVTATLGEAC from the coding sequence ATGCTGAACCTGAGCGCAGTGCACAAAAGCCGGGGTACCGGCGGCCAACGCTACAGCCTGGTGATACCACGGCTGCAGCTGCGCGCGGGCGAACAACTGGCGGTGGTCGGCCCCAGCGGCTGCGGCAAGAGCACGCTGCTGGACTTGCTGGCGCTGGTGCTCGCACCGGATCAGGCCGCGCAGTTCGACTTCACGCCGGCCAACGCGCCGCTCGACATCGCCAAACTGTGGCGTGCGTCGCAACAAGGCACCTTGGCCGAGCTGCGCAGCCGGCACCTGGGCTATGTTCTGCAAACCGGTGGCCTGCTGGGCTTCCTGGACGTACGCGGCAACATCGAGTTGTCGCGCAAACTGCTGGGCTTTAAGGATGACGGCAGCGTGAAGCGCCTGGCCGGACAACTGGACATTGCCGATCAACTGGACAAGAAACCGGCGGACCTTTCCGTCGGCCAACGCCAGCGGGTCAGTTGCGCCCGGGCCTTGGCCCACGGCCCGCGCCTGTTGCTGGCCGATGAGCCGACCGCCGCCCTCGACCCGCTGAACGCCGAACGCGTCATGCAGTTGTTGGTGGCTCAGGCGCGCGAGCACGGTGTCTGCTGCGTGGTCGCGACCCATGACGAAGCGCTGGCCCGCGCCATCGGCTTGCAAGTGCGGCGCATCAGTTGCCGTCGCGATACCGATGGCGGCGTTACCGCCACGCTCGGGGAGGCTTGCTGA
- a CDS encoding serine/threonine-protein kinase, which yields MSLTLNIVIPGYDIDGEIGEGAMASVYLATQRSLERKVALKVMAAALAADPTFCERFLREGKTLARLSHPHTVTIHDIGNVGELYYMAMEYLPNGTLKERIAAGLTPEQGLTYIRQIASALGYAHGLGLVHRDVKPANILFRADGTAVLSDFGIAKSLDDRTQFTQAGFAVGTPSYMSPEQARGQDIDGRADLYALGVVLYEILVGKLPYTGNDALSTALAHLTEPLPELPVHHGRYQDVLRKLLAKDPAERFPDAAALLRALDNLPEASAEATLIRPLSFELPVAPPAMDDLAGLTPVSIEIPSGPAYSQPQSKPVPSPIKPTPQSTVSEQRKGPVFALAAVAVAVALALGGAGYWWLAGDDGKEGKTPVATTPSAKPPQVSPPKTSDVPAVTPAAQPPVAAEVDGGQRPLLMAGKKTLFQRVLSKPGAKLADAPGAAPGKALPAFSVLYVYQRKDIDGSAWVRVGAATDGRSDGWLPAAQVSDWKQSLVLKFTERSGRAPVMFLRQPGEVEKLLANPSAARNVLLKAQQSPQENQQVLALEPAASAVPQNQFYLLPIFDSRESLDENGQPVQLLNVASIDPGSTPKAASNTPITTANADAFRTAVVLVVDTTVSMQPYIDQVRDVVHQLQTRIAERGELDSVSFGMVGFRSSTKKTPGLEYVAKTLITLEQGRDPQRFLELARQVKASTVSSHSFNEDAFAGVMEAVEGMDWSGYGGRLILLVTDAGALRKNDPFAATQMNEAEVRQAALGKQIKIYALHLLSDAGKKTHGGAQTQYRTLTADANPQIGDLYIPVPGADVRKFGERVDEIGSVFADLVHQVRSNKPQSVPLLSAAPSLADKSAAVGYAMHMDFLGRKSASQAPQLVSAWTADRDLTNPALPAFQVCVMLTKLQLNDLQQSLKLIVDAARKTQSSPKDFFQEIASASAYMSRDPSALRKGGNLATGGILGEYLEGLPYRSKSLNMTQDLWLSLSVAEQEDFIDELESKIRLYETFHNDLANWVRFGDAEPGDALYRVPLSTLP from the coding sequence ATGAGCTTGACCCTGAACATTGTCATCCCCGGCTACGACATCGACGGCGAGATCGGCGAAGGCGCGATGGCCAGCGTGTACCTGGCGACCCAACGCTCGCTGGAGCGCAAGGTGGCGTTGAAAGTCATGGCCGCCGCCCTGGCAGCCGACCCGACGTTCTGCGAGCGCTTTTTGCGCGAAGGCAAGACCCTGGCGCGCCTGTCGCACCCGCACACCGTCACCATCCATGACATCGGCAACGTCGGTGAGCTGTATTACATGGCGATGGAATACCTGCCCAACGGCACGCTCAAGGAACGCATCGCCGCGGGCCTGACGCCGGAGCAGGGGCTGACCTACATTCGCCAGATCGCCTCGGCCCTGGGCTATGCCCACGGGCTGGGCCTGGTCCACCGTGACGTCAAGCCGGCCAACATCCTCTTCCGCGCCGATGGCACGGCGGTGTTGTCGGACTTCGGCATCGCCAAGTCCCTGGACGACCGCACCCAATTCACCCAGGCCGGTTTTGCCGTCGGCACGCCCAGCTACATGAGCCCGGAACAGGCCCGTGGACAAGACATCGACGGCCGCGCCGACCTTTACGCCCTGGGCGTAGTGCTCTACGAAATCCTCGTCGGCAAGCTGCCGTACACCGGCAATGACGCACTCTCCACGGCCCTGGCGCACCTGACCGAACCGTTGCCGGAGTTGCCGGTGCATCACGGCCGTTACCAGGACGTGTTGCGCAAGTTGTTGGCGAAGGATCCGGCGGAGCGTTTCCCGGATGCGGCGGCGTTGCTGCGCGCGTTGGATAACTTGCCGGAGGCATCTGCGGAAGCGACGTTGATCCGGCCGTTGTCGTTTGAACTGCCTGTCGCGCCGCCTGCGATGGATGATTTGGCGGGCCTGACGCCCGTTTCCATCGAAATTCCCAGCGGCCCGGCTTACTCACAGCCGCAATCCAAACCTGTACCTTCGCCGATCAAGCCAACACCGCAATCCACGGTCTCGGAGCAACGCAAGGGGCCGGTGTTCGCCTTGGCCGCCGTGGCGGTCGCCGTGGCGCTGGCGTTGGGCGGCGCGGGTTATTGGTGGTTGGCCGGTGACGATGGCAAAGAGGGTAAGACGCCAGTGGCCACGACCCCCTCGGCCAAGCCGCCGCAAGTGTCGCCACCGAAGACTTCCGACGTGCCTGCGGTCACCCCTGCGGCCCAGCCGCCCGTGGCAGCCGAGGTCGACGGCGGCCAGCGTCCGCTGCTGATGGCCGGCAAGAAGACCCTGTTCCAGCGTGTGCTCAGCAAGCCGGGGGCGAAACTCGCCGACGCGCCGGGCGCCGCACCGGGCAAGGCGCTGCCAGCGTTTTCGGTGCTGTATGTGTATCAGCGCAAAGACATCGATGGCAGCGCCTGGGTACGGGTCGGCGCAGCCACCGACGGGCGCAGCGACGGTTGGTTGCCCGCCGCCCAGGTCAGCGATTGGAAGCAGAGCCTGGTGCTCAAGTTCACCGAACGTTCCGGCCGTGCGCCGGTGATGTTCCTGCGTCAGCCTGGCGAAGTGGAAAAGCTCCTGGCTAACCCTTCGGCGGCCAGGAATGTGTTGCTCAAGGCCCAGCAGAGCCCCCAGGAAAACCAGCAAGTGCTGGCCCTGGAACCCGCCGCCAGCGCCGTGCCACAGAACCAGTTTTATCTCTTGCCGATCTTCGATTCCCGCGAGAGCCTCGATGAAAACGGTCAGCCGGTGCAGTTGCTGAACGTGGCGTCTATCGATCCCGGCAGTACCCCCAAGGCTGCGAGCAACACGCCGATCACCACCGCCAACGCCGACGCGTTCCGTACCGCCGTGGTGCTGGTGGTGGACACCACCGTATCGATGCAACCCTACATCGACCAGGTCCGCGACGTGGTACATCAACTGCAAACCCGCATCGCCGAGCGCGGCGAGTTGGACAGTGTCAGCTTCGGCATGGTGGGTTTTCGCAGCAGCACCAAGAAAACGCCGGGCCTGGAATACGTCGCCAAGACCTTGATCACCCTTGAACAGGGCCGCGACCCGCAACGCTTCCTGGAATTGGCGCGGCAGGTCAAGGCGTCCACGGTGTCGAGCCATTCGTTCAACGAAGATGCGTTTGCCGGGGTCATGGAAGCCGTCGAAGGCATGGACTGGTCCGGTTATGGCGGGCGCCTGATCCTCTTGGTGACCGACGCCGGCGCCCTGCGCAAGAACGACCCGTTTGCCGCCACGCAAATGAACGAGGCCGAAGTGCGCCAGGCTGCGCTGGGCAAGCAGATCAAGATCTACGCGCTGCACCTGCTCAGCGACGCCGGCAAGAAAACCCATGGCGGTGCGCAGACTCAATACCGCACCCTGACCGCCGACGCCAACCCGCAGATCGGTGACCTGTACATTCCGGTGCCGGGTGCCGACGTGCGCAAGTTCGGCGAGCGTGTTGACGAGATCGGTTCGGTGTTCGCCGACCTCGTCCATCAAGTGCGCAGCAACAAGCCGCAGAGCGTACCGTTGCTCAGCGCCGCGCCAAGCCTGGCCGACAAATCGGCCGCGGTCGGCTATGCAATGCACATGGACTTTTTGGGGCGCAAATCCGCCAGCCAGGCGCCGCAACTGGTCAGCGCCTGGACCGCCGACCGCGACCTGACCAACCCGGCGCTGCCGGCGTTCCAGGTTTGCGTGATGCTGACCAAGCTGCAACTCAACGACCTTCAACAATCGCTGAAACTGATCGTCGACGCGGCGCGCAAGACCCAGAGTTCGCCCAAGGATTTCTTCCAGGAAATCGCCAGCGCCAGTGCCTACATGAGCCGCGATCCGTCGGCCCTGCGCAAGGGTGGCAACCTCGCCACGGGCGGGATTCTCGGCGAGTACCTGGAAGGCCTGCCATACCGCAGCAAATCGCTGAACATGACTCAGGATTTGTGGTTATCGTTGAGCGTCGCCGAGCAGGAGGACTTCATCGACGAACTCGAATCGAAGATTCGCCTCTACGAAACCTTCCACAACGACCTCGCCAACTGGGTGCGCTTCGGCGATGCCGAGCCGGGCGATGCGTTGTACCGCGTTCCGTTGTCGACGCTGCCGTGA
- a CDS encoding PP2C family protein-serine/threonine phosphatase has protein sequence MRPSAGKAIKSASKSHVGMVRQVNEDACLDLPENGLWVVADGMGGHAAGDYVSSLIVDSLRSIAVGRSLDEYVAALQSDLLRVNAAVREETANRGVTMMGSTVVVLAARDLRGMCLWAGDSRLYRLRDGVLEGISRDHSYVQDLQDSGLLSEAEARVHPRANIVTRAIGVEAQLNLALTELLLVPGDSYLLCSDGLTKTVEDEEIREVLSHDEPGEIASSLVSLGLMRGAPDNITVVVVKVPS, from the coding sequence ATGCGTCCAAGTGCCGGAAAAGCAATCAAGTCTGCAAGCAAGAGCCACGTCGGCATGGTCCGCCAGGTCAACGAAGACGCCTGCCTGGATCTGCCGGAAAATGGCCTCTGGGTGGTGGCCGACGGCATGGGCGGACACGCGGCGGGCGACTATGTCAGCAGCCTGATCGTCGACAGCCTGCGCAGCATTGCCGTGGGACGTTCGCTGGACGAATACGTCGCGGCGCTGCAAAGCGACCTGCTGCGGGTCAACGCCGCCGTGCGGGAAGAAACCGCCAACCGTGGCGTGACCATGATGGGCAGCACCGTGGTGGTGTTGGCCGCCCGCGACCTGCGTGGCATGTGCCTATGGGCCGGTGACAGCCGTTTGTATCGCCTGCGCGACGGCGTGCTCGAAGGCATCTCCCGGGATCACAGCTACGTCCAGGACTTGCAGGACAGCGGCCTGCTCAGCGAAGCCGAGGCCCGCGTGCATCCGCGCGCCAACATCGTCACCCGCGCCATCGGTGTCGAGGCGCAACTGAACCTGGCGCTGACCGAACTGCTGTTGGTGCCCGGCGACAGCTACCTGTTGTGCAGCGACGGCCTGACCAAGACCGTCGAGGACGAGGAAATCCGTGAAGTATTGAGCCACGACGAGCCCGGCGAAATCGCCAGCAGCCTGGTGTCCCTGGGCCTGATGCGCGGCGCGCCGGACAACATCACCGTGGTCGTCGTGAAGGTGCCGTCATGA
- the tagF gene encoding type VI secretion system-associated protein TagF — translation MSTPGFYGKLASRGDFVSRGLPQGFIGPWDSWLAAGLLASQSSLGERWLDAYLVSPLWRFMVAPGVCGPDAAVGVLMPSIDRVGRYFPLTIAVLLEPDADPASVVGGADDWFERVENLLLSTLSVEASFEAFNEQLETLGGPMYLPRTPSSRFASLHRFDATDPQRRMSALAESSCEGASLWWGQGSERIAPGLMRCQGLPAAADFAQFLLGQEGVV, via the coding sequence ATGAGTACACCGGGCTTCTATGGAAAGTTGGCCAGCCGCGGGGATTTCGTCAGCCGTGGCTTGCCCCAGGGTTTTATCGGCCCGTGGGACTCCTGGTTGGCGGCGGGTTTGCTCGCCAGCCAGAGCAGCCTCGGCGAGCGTTGGCTGGACGCCTATCTGGTCAGTCCGCTGTGGCGCTTCATGGTCGCGCCGGGTGTGTGCGGGCCGGATGCGGCAGTGGGCGTGTTGATGCCGAGCATCGATCGTGTCGGGCGTTATTTCCCGCTGACCATCGCGGTATTGCTGGAGCCGGATGCCGACCCGGCCTCGGTAGTCGGTGGCGCGGACGATTGGTTCGAGCGGGTCGAGAATCTGTTGCTGAGCACGCTGAGCGTGGAGGCGAGTTTCGAAGCATTCAACGAACAGCTGGAAACCTTGGGCGGCCCGATGTACCTGCCGCGCACCCCGAGCAGTCGCTTCGCCAGCCTGCATCGCTTCGATGCCACCGACCCGCAACGGCGCATGAGCGCCCTGGCCGAGTCGTCCTGCGAAGGCGCGAGCCTGTGGTGGGGCCAGGGTTCGGAGCGCATCGCGCCCGGTTTGATGCGCTGCCAGGGATTGCCGGCAGCCGCTGATTTTGCGCAATTTTTGCTCGGCCAAGAAGGTGTTGTGTAG